ATTGTAACCCACCGAGGGGTTAGGCATGCCGGTCGCAAGCAACCAAGTGCCACCGGGGATCAAGTTCCCAATGGTGAACTTCGAAGCCTCCGTCGTGCTTGTGATTACATGGTAACCTGCCCATGTCACCCTATTTGCAGTCGATGACCCAGGGCCTGTGTTCATATACTCTCCATAGTACAGAGTGTCCAGGGCAAAGTTATCGTCCCACTCCAACCACCCGGCCGAGTCAATCAGGCTATCAAAGTAGGTCCTCATGAAAACagttcttgaatatttttgccATGGCCTCCCAAGGTATGTCTTTACAGAGCTTTGAACCAATATCAACTCTGAATCAGCAATGACTTTGCAGTTGAGGATGGAGATGCCGGTGTTCTGGTTTGGGTTAGTTCGGCCTTGTGCAGTGATGGTATTGACTTTGTTAGGGGGGTTTCTAACATAAATGTTACAATTATGGAAAACGACGGCGGCATTTCCAAAGATGAAGTCAGTGGTGCCATAGATATCGCATCCGTTGTAGAATTGTCGTTTGGAATGAACGAAAAGAGTGTCCTGATAACCCTCAAAGCCACATCGATAGAAAACTGAGAGGTCAGAGCTAGAACGCAGAGCAACCGCTTGGTTATTGGCCGAGCCGGCAGTGTTACGAAAAGTGATGTCTTGAGCAATGAATCCATCGCCATCAACAGCTGAAACTCAAGATGAGAAATTATTAGCTCGGGTATGTCTGCCAGTTCATGTAATCTAAACCGGAAAGTATCTTAGCAAAATAAACATGGATCTCGAAATGTTTAATTTACTATCGCAGCAAACTAAACGTTAATAATCCTtcccattttttctctttttcctttccagtatttatactatataaaatgcataatataaataaattacatgatAAACTCACCAACAGTTGCTGAATGGAAGGTAGTAAATCCTCCGGCATTACTTTTGCTTCCGGTAATTATGGTCTTTCCAATACCATCACCCACAAACGCGatgttctccaattttgacccCACTTCAACATTCTCTTCATAGGTACCGGCCTTGATATAGATTATGAACCTCGTTGTATCAGACCGCATTAAAGCCGCAGTTACAGCTTCGTTAATTGTCTTGTAGTTCCCAGAACCGTCTTGAGCCACCATAATATTTGCTGTAGATAGCACGGGCGAAGACTGTAAGAGCTTCCGATCGCTGGGCCTCACCCAAGTAGGGAACTCATTGGTGTAGTTTAGGGTAGTGTAGGGCACATAGTTTGCAGACAAAGTGTTGCTTATCAACTTGGAAACATTATTTGACATCAAGGGCAACACATTGTCTGAGATGCCAAGCTCGACAAAACCAGTTCCACAGGTCTGCAAGTTGGTCAGTGCGGCGCTAAGCCAGGTTTGCATGTCGTCTTGAGTACACTGGCGGTTGATGGTCCGGTTCAAGTGGTGGACTGTGTGCTCATAAAGCTTGAGGCAGTCAGCCCATGCAGCCTTCTCGCGTTCAT
Above is a window of Eucalyptus grandis isolate ANBG69807.140 chromosome 9, ASM1654582v1, whole genome shotgun sequence DNA encoding:
- the LOC104446300 gene encoding pectinesterase 2, yielding MGFYQKAITYLFLLLLLSQTISGYSSSVVKSWCSKMPYPQPCEHFLTRNPKQTPLKRRSHFLRASMQVALESAQLARTHMYSLGSGCRDEREKAAWADCLKLYEHTVHHLNRTINRQCTQDDMQTWLSAALTNLQTCGTGFVELGISDNVLPLMSNNVSKLISNTLSANYVPYTTLNYTNEFPTWVRPSDRKLLQSSPVLSTANIMVAQDGSGNYKTINEAVTAALMRSDTTRFIIYIKAGTYEENVEVGSKLENIAFVGDGIGKTIITGSKSNAGGFTTFHSATVAVDGDGFIAQDITFRNTAGSANNQAVALRSSSDLSVFYRCGFEGYQDTLFVHSKRQFYNGCDIYGTTDFIFGNAAVVFHNCNIYVRNPPNKVNTITAQGRTNPNQNTGISILNCKVIADSELILVQSSVKTYLGRPWQKYSRTVFMRTYFDSLIDSAGWLEWDDNFALDTLYYGEYMNTGPGSSTANRVTWAGYHVITSTTEASKFTIGNLIPGGTWLLATGMPNPSQDRGKSVQLLTSRVIIRDCLIEAKSNYVNRKQSNLSFRYN